The Rhipicephalus microplus isolate Deutch F79 chromosome 4, USDA_Rmic, whole genome shotgun sequence sequence tggaaggtgcagcacagtcacagcgaagctggaagagcggcctttcaaatccttttaaaaacactcattgggtaacaaatgcaagcacacttgcttgatacccactaaggcattaataataaattttttgggTTAGTAGGCCGACATTCCCTATGCTATTTTCCATCATTATTCTGAGAAATGCCCTTATCCACCACGAATCATCGCATTAAAATTTTGAACCACATTAAAATTTGTCATCAAATAGTGTATGTGTAGAGGAACCTCCATGCAAAATTTTGCATTTTTATAATGAGAAATGTCTTGGAAAGCTTGCAAAAACAAGTGTTTGATATTTTGAATGCAGATTATAATGGAGAACATAGAGCGGAAGACACTGCGGTGGCAGTTTGTGCGCAGCCTGGAACCCCCACGGGCAGTGCACATCCGGTGCACCGACATGATCAGCAAGGAGAACTTGTTTGCCCAGATCACCATGCGATTTCACAGTCAGCAGGTGAGTATTGTGCAGTGGGGCCCAAAATGAAGGTATCTTCAAATGCGTTTTTTATCCTTGGACAATCTACCATGGTCAGATAAGGTTTACTTAAGAGGCCAAAAATCTAGGTGAAGTTGCATGTACGTGCAGTCCTTGAAACTTTGAGAAATCCTTCAAACCTATAAGGCAGCCTTTGCTAGTCTTTAAAGAGCATCAAAATATGTGAGTCTTCCTTTCAAGCTAGGTAAATTAATTAGCACTGTGTAGTATATTGCTAACTGACAGGCAGAAGCAAAGTGTTGCAGAATGGGGTTATTTTTGTTCGTGGTGGCCTCCACCAATGGCCACGCTCTGTGAAACATGAGCACGGCCATAGGAACTGAATTCGACAAATGGTTCACGAGTAACTTTTTTCAGCATGATGGAAAGCTGGGCACATTGGAATAGATGCGTACACTTAAACCAGAAactatagaagaaaaaaatagaagggATACCAGAGAAATAGTACTGATAAAAGTTTGTTAATTAGAATGCTGAAAAAGAAAGCACGATAAAAAGAAACCAACTTCGCATGCAGGACTTCGGTGTGGTGAAGATTTGTCACTTTTATTGCGTTGAGTTTTAAATTGCGAAAATAACACAACGTTAGAAGGAACAGAATAATGCCCTGCTAAGAAaatcggataaaaaaaaaaacaaagaactctGGCTTCTAACTTGATATTTCAAATATGGCATTCAACGTAGTTGACACTTTCCCAAAACAAATATGACAAGCACTAAATTGTAACACAGCGCAATCATGCAGAAGCACGAAAAATGCCTTGCTCCTTCCTCCCCAatctgtgtgtgtgcatgcgtgcgtgcatgcatgggggaggggggggcctGTTTTTTTTCATGAATTTTAGACTAATTTTGGCTTGTCTCGCTTTTTAATTTTACACGCTCTCCAATTCATTTTCTGCATCAGCAGCCATTCTGCACACAAAAATAAATGTTATGTTACTCCCTTCTTTGTACATAAAGGAAAAAAACTTAAATAATGTATTtaatttactcgcataatgaacacACATGTATAAcaaatgcaccccccccccttctttttcaGTTAGCATaatttggatttttttttctctcgcataATACGCACACCTTttacattcatccgctgcagtcccatAAACCGACACCTGTCgatctttttcattttttattataaTGCCAACTCCCCCTCCGCTACCTCGACTTGCTCTCCCTCCCTCCCCCTTTGCTCACTGCCGCACAGTTTTTTTTGTCTACCTGTGCACGACATGTCCCgtccttttgtttttttcattatcCGTGCACTATAGCGGGGTTCGCGAACGGTGCAAGTGCAGAGACATCGCACCGGACAAGCACACAGCGAGCAAAGGTCATGAAACTGCCCGCACCAACCACCAGGTGCTTCCTGCAAATGGGACACTTTATGGCCCTACCATATGTGCATGATCTTCGAGCGATGACGACAGGATGTGCTGTCGCCTTGGCTGTCACGAAGGGCCATTCGTGGCCATTGTGTCGCAGGTTtctgaaaaaccagaaaaaatcacTAGTCGCGGAGAAAAGAGCATTATGATTTCTGCAACATGGACCCCAGATCTCACTTTGATTGCTATTTGCTCTTCATGCTTGTAATCCCACATACTTCAAGGAATGCAAGATATAGGCTACCTTTCCCAAACTCACTTCTCATGTGGACACTGAGGCAGCGGCCGTAGTTTGTCGTTAATATTGTTATCaacggtttgttttgatgcttcattggtagcttgctgcaatgttggttactcGCTACAATGTCAATGGTGTCGTCACGGTTTTAGTGCGAGGTTGCCATGAAGTTGGCAGAGTGCGTCGTAAAGTCGTAGAGCACGCTTCTGGGTACCCTTCGAGATCACAGCAAATACCACTGTTGCGATTAAACGATTCCGAGAAAATATAGCCAAAAAACGGTTTTAAGGCCTGCGCTGGTGGCGCggagacagcttgcagaagatagcgccatcaaccaccaAAGATGAGTGAAGTGCAGCAACGAAGCTGTTTCTAAAAAGTGCACGCTTATGTCAGTTGCGAAGGACTAAGtgacgtaactttttttttttgcattcgtgcatTTTTGCTCATCCCAAAgtagttttcataaaatttttcGTGCATAacaaacgcacccccaactttgcttCCAATTTTCAgggggaaaaaaaattggcctgaatctacatgttacactgtaaatgtcctcgaaagacgatagtcttgcgtttggagagagtgaacaaaacgtttatttgatgttctccgcaagaaaatcggtgaatggtattctgaaggcgctgcattagagtgcctcgagcgtgtagcggaggcgaacaaacgCACCTAGgtacgttagacacaagcgctatctgacagttattttcgaaaacgaagacGCATGCGACTGCAGAGGAAGATGCGCGTCAGACTCGAAGGTGATAAGGtatagaatgcaaagcgacgggcaagtgccaccaccgtgttgtcaaagcaaagcgttggaaacacctccttgagcatcgcattgcactgtcagcacagcgcgataaacgctacagtccttagagttacttgtgtgtgcctcttctagtataaaggcagacatacaaaacatagaagtgttgttatggggcctcagatatgcgcaatatttgcttcttttattgacaatcgcacgaCTATGAACACTAAacgttgagcaatattggtgggcgctacggatggAGGAGGCCATTTGGtgtcgtttgaggtatcgttggggcggacaaacagacaaaattacagacaggcagaccaaaatttttttatcgaaggtccccaagaaagactatcgtcttcaaaaatgcCTTCATTACGCGAGTCTATACAGTTCTATTAGTATTTGTTAGCCTGAAGGTATATTTGATGAATATTTACGTGCAGCACCCCATCTGAACTATGTTATAGTACAGCTTGAGTGAATCTGCTTCTTTGGAATGATTCGGTTTTCAAGGAAGTTTCTTGAGGTGTACAAAATCTTGTCTGGCTCTGCTTTTCTTTACAGACATTGGCAGTCTACGATCGTTTTGGCCGTCTAATGCATGGAAGTGAAGCGATAATCAAGGATGTCTTGGAATATGTAGTCTTCGAGAAGCACATTTCAAACGTGTATGGTACATGGCGTCTACACTCGAAGATCATCCCAGACTGGCAACCACCAAAGGAGCCCATGAGGAAGACATTTGTTAAGCCAAAGGAGCAGCCAGCGGAAGCTCCTGGTGCAACAGAGACAACTACCACCACTGTAAAGGAAACCAGGCCTCCACCACCATCACCATCGTCTCAACAACCGTCTGGTGAAACATTCGCAACAGCGTGATACAAGTTTCAAGAAAAACCCTAGAAACAAGCAGTTTCTTGACTTTCTAATTAGACTGTGTAATTTTCAATAGTTCGAGcaattgctgaaaaaaaaaagaggaattgTTACAATTCGTTGATGTCCATTTATTACATCCACTGGGGACAGCGTAGCTGATTGTGATAACGTCCAAATGTTCTGCACTCTGCTCCACAGATGAGAAACCAGTTTTCTGTGTTGGTTCACAGTGGTTGCAAAGCCGAAATATCTAGGCTTACTGTATTGAATATTACTGTATTTGAATATGCTTCGATTTGAATTTAAATgactgaaaattttgaagtattcaaaGTGAACAAATTAATGTAATCCACATGTAACCTTTCGTAAAGATGGTTTCAATGCAGTGGAGAGGTGCTAAGCCATAAAAGCACCTATTCAAATATATATTGGTCTGCATGTAACCTCtataaaagtggtttcactgcagtagaggAGAGCTAAACCGTGAAAATACTTACTGAAGGGAAATTCGCTTGGCCGCAGGGCCCCACTTCAAAGTTACATGAACATATTATCCTCACATCGATTTacaagcttgattgattgatatgtggggtttaacgtcccaaaaccaacatacgattatgagagatgccgtagtggagggctccagaaattttgaccacctggggttcattaacgtgcacccaaatctgagcacacgggcctacagcatttccacctccatcgaaaatgcaaccgccccagcctggattcgatcccgcgacctgcgggtcagcagccgaataccttagccactagaccaccgcggcggggccgattTAAAAGCTTGTTACACCAGCTTATATGCTGTAGGTATGGTACATTATAAAACATATTTTATCGGTTATCACTAGcattctactgaaagtcaaatcctgctttTGAACTACTTTCAAAGTTGTTTTTTCCTTCCTTATAACCAAAAAGAATGGCATtggcacaggccttgtttcaatctTCAAAATATATTACACAGGTTAAtcaggtcatgacaaatatgtccatttttctttataaagaaaaatggaTATTCGCATAGAATATATTATATATGTATTGTAATATGTGTGTAATACATACTACTTGAATAtgattcaaaattatttgaccaaagtcactattcacacaagcctagaaatattcataacttttttttttttggggggggggggggggtaacaaaaTAGATTACTAGAACACACCTGTGATGACAGTGTAGGAATACTCTTCTCAACAGTAATGTAATTTGGAGGTTTTTTCATCTCAGTGCTCTACACATCTTGCATTTAGACAATCAGCCCAGCTTCCTGCATTAACCCTTTTAGCACTGAAAACAAGCCCCATTGCACGGCAACAGGGATACTTGTAAACAAAAATTCCAGCCATACTTTGACGAGTACTTTTTACAGCAGATAATCAactttgctgctttttttttctttgtcagtgcAGGGAAGCCCTTTACCTCTTGGGTGCAGCTTCACCTTTCTCGAATGAAAGCATAAAGGAAAAGCACAACACAGACATACCTCACTATGTGAGGTACTTGCAAGTTACTGTAAAAGGCATAGCATTTTAGTTTAGTGTTTAGTGGCAACACTGCCAACTTTTGGTTATATGTGAGTGGCAGAGAAGCCCTTAAACAATCCTATTTTGCTGCAAGAATGCGTTCTTATCTGTGAAATATTTATGCTGTCCTAATAGGAATGTCTCTTTCTTTTACCTGAAGATGGAACACAAAATTAAGCCTGCAAAGACTCTAGGTGCTTTATTGGCAAAGCCCAGTAGCAGAGGAAATGCCAGAAAATAAAATTGGGCATGTCTAAACATCTAATCATATTCTCATGCCGAAATATGGGTATGATTGGGATGCTCCCAGCATCTTATTCAGCTTGATGATTCAGTGAAACTTACCGTGCATAAATACTGAGGCTGCAAGTTTGTTTACCACTTCGAGTCACACTGCCTATTTTTCAGTCTACAGGATATATACAGGTAATGCTTACACTAAATACGTTGGCAAAAAGCATGCCTTGCTACATTGCAGCAAGGTCTTAATAAAAGCACAACGTTCTTTCAGCAGTGTAAAAAACGTTTTATAGACGTGTATATAAGGGTGAACAACCTGGGTGTGGTTGcgaaaggccccgccgcggtggtctagtggctaaggtactcggctgccgacccgcaggtcgcgggatcaaatcctggctgcggcggctgcatttccgatgtaggcggaaatgttgtaggcccgtgtgctcagatt is a genomic window containing:
- the mRpL45 gene encoding mitochondrial ribosomal protein L45 isoform X2 gives rise to the protein MKNNKHWLPKWKALRRRKVIKIKLPEFEEMRRKDQMTPEEMRTKLKEQGVAPDRPWNERPMVISCSGGVFEPYLPPEGDGKVSVLTKAGAVQRMRRLEMRGKSYMNLRKIRAYEDEFDLVEFADVAQDLYVEAHKALANRDEEKLQDLVTEHCYPIIMENIERKTLRWQFVRSLEPPRAVHIRCTDMISKENLFAQITMRFHSQQTLAVYDRFGRLMHGSEAIIKDVLEYVVFEKHISNVYGTWRLHSKIIPDWQPPKEPMRKTFVKPKEQPAEAPGATETTTTTVKETRPPPPSPSSQQPSGETFATA